The Ptychodera flava strain L36383 unplaced genomic scaffold, AS_Pfla_20210202 Scaffold_37__1_contigs__length_1687728_pilon, whole genome shotgun sequence DNA window AACTACTCCACAGAAGTCGATTTTTCCCCTTCAGACCATGATAATACTTGTTAGGAACGCAAAGaacgaacaacttgaaaatATATGATGCAGGAGCGCTTTAACGACAATCTGTGTTTTCCCACTGCGGAGAAAACCGGCCAACCGTTACTTGTGAGCGCTCGATGTGCGTGTTGGTTTGACGCATAATcctcattatgcatgcaaattaggtacccatCTCTATGCGTGGAAAgtcatttctttttatttaagcCACTGGTAGTACCTGTGAGTATCTCTGTACTTTGATTGGTGACAACAAGGCAAAGAAGCTTTAAAAGTATGTGCCGTGCCCAGCTACGTTAAGCATATTATTATGGTTGCCTTCACACAGTTTGTATCTCTTCTTTTCATCAGGTCTTTGAATAAATGCTTTATTCAAGAATGCGAAGTGAACTGTAATTAAAAAGCAAATATTCCCGCTTAAGGTACAGACATTTTGACTTTcatatactaataaaatgtgTGTCTACAGTAATATgggtacatgaaaaaataatagCTTTCTACAGACCTCTGTGAATGTAATATGTGCGTAAAATCATCCTTCAAGTACTTAGAATAAAACCATCCTTACTTTCATCGATGATAGGTATGCCATCCCATTGGCTACATCGAACGCAAACGACAATAGTCTTCTCTGGAACTTAAAATAATTGCCCGAAGCCAGTATATTCCGGTTTTCCACGAGGTATTTCCTGAGGTCGCCGTGTTGAGCGTATTCCAATATCAAATACGGTCGGTCTGAAATGTGTGATTTACTACCAATTAAAACATTATTTGCGTAAAATTAACACCCACCATTTCGTTGACACGTTTGCATTAGCCTTTTCAGGAAAAGCATATATTTTTGCAGTCGGGCGGTAAGAATATAACGACAGTTACTTTAATTTTTAGTAGAGCAAAAGGCCCACTTAAGGCACATACATGTAGCAATGTATAACACAACATCAATGTATTGGACaatgttattttaaaatatattactGATCCACACACTTGATCTTTGCGAAAGAGAAGGTTGATTGAGCATTTTGGTATCACAAAAAGCACTATTTATGGATGTGTcgaaataaaaatatggaaGCTTattaaatcgatattttcacgtaTTTAATCCAATTAACCAGTAACGTACCTCGGTTTGTGGAATATGCAAACAGACTAATGACATTACGATGGGGAGATAATGACTTCAGCACATCAATTTCCCTTCGCACTCTAGCACGAACAGTTCTGTCGTTACTTTCTACAGAGATAGAGCAAGGAATACAAGAACTGACTCATTTTGTCTCAAACATATGTCAAAACCAGATAAACAGTAGATAAACAGCATTTCGGTCACCATGGAATTTTCGCAGACTACAACATTTCGCAAATGATCGACAACGGTACTGAGAAATAGTACGTACTACAACATTACATCTATAAAGCCGCCAATATGAAGTTATATCCTCGTTCGGATGAACAGTCCATTTATCACccttttatatcatttttattgttgtttaaaAGTTGTTCTGCTTATGAAAAACCCTTATATGTCTCCCTATATGCACTTGAGCCATCAttgacaaaacattaaaatgtcgTATTACCTTCTACAATTTTGATGGCTATCTCCCTTGAACGTTCCTGGTTGTCGGGAAAATAAGCCATTCCATGTAGAATCTCTGTAAAGTCGCCGCTATAAATTGTATCTGTTATTTGTATTAGGTTGCGATTGACTTCGAATACCTTTTGTCCGGGAGTTACGTATTCGGACTCATAAAAATCGTCCAATTTCGTATATTGTTTTCCATAGCTGTAATCCTGCGATTCAAGCTTCGATAAGGAAAAAGTGTGGTTAAAAAAAAACGTTATTTACACAGAATGCCTGCACTAAAACTAGCAAGCAGTGGTCTGAATCACAGGTGGAGATGACGAAAAGTTTTAGGTCAATTACGCGATGAGGGAACATATCACAAATGTATTGGTcttattaaattaaaattactgGTGCGGAGATTCGATGACTATCATGATAGCTTATtctcagtccgtccgtccgtccgtctgtctgtatttctgtctgtctatgtccctgtctctctttctctttctgtcGCTGCAATTGAACTCGtaacgaaaaataaaaaatccataAAATTTCACGCTACAGCATTTTACAAATTAAACATATGAAATTGATATTGAGTGAATCACTCGAAAATATAAACTTATACTTGTGTCCCGTTGAGCTCATCGGCAAACCTTACGGTAAGTTATCCTCAAACCAACGTCATATAAAGATCAAATTTGTGCCAACAATGCAAATTATGCCCTACTTCTTCTTTTTCCCGCATGTTCTTTAGAGCTGACAAGAGGCTTGTGAATGTAGGGCGATCAATTGGTCGTCTTCTCCAGCAAGGTAACATTATATTATAACTATAAAAGAGCATAAAGAATTAATACATATTAATGTAATATTATCAATCTTTGCCAGTCTTGATAAATAAATTAGATATACTGTGTCGTAACTGCGAAAAAGTAACAAATGTTATTAAATGCTATGCGGATGATTTACAAATTTGCGATGGTAAACAAGTGACAATAACAGAGTTGACTGAAACATGCTCAAGGAGCAGACGAGGCTGATTACAACACggaaagttttaaaaataacaATGACAGCAACTCACACATCTTCGTCACAAGAGTCAGGTCGCAGTAACCGGAAACCTTGTTTTAATTTCGTAACCACATCGGTCTGTTTGAAGCCTTGGTAGGGAGTGAGACCTGAATAGAAAGTCAAGAATTGAAATGAGCATAACAATTGTGCTGAAGACCTTTAAATGCTTGctgataaagaaatgtattttGGGGTTATAAGGGGTAGAAACAGACCCGGCTTGGGTATCATATGtttctattttgtttttgttttggggGATTGTTTTTGAAGTTTAGTATCAGTTAGGGGTCCTAGCCAACAGGATTTCGGTCATCATTGTTAGTGGTCGAATTCTGCTGATTGTTTATTCTTTTACTCCTGCTCcttcttcttcaattttataacACTAGAACTAAAAAcctaaaacatgaaaataatttAACGTCCCTTTGCTAATGGGCTGATACGAGTAGTTGAGCACCTGACTATGACTTTGCTTCCATATTGGGTTTTGTGAACTTTAACAaacgaattttaaaaaaaaaggtAAATCTACTTAAAATTTTGTGTAGAATGTATGCCATGAGTGACCTAAATTTGCGATAAACTAGTGAACTGTCACTTGACTATTAGTGCCATattgcattttgaaataaatcaaatttgaactttgaaaaaaaaaattctaagataCGTATCATACTCTACGTGAGTACTAATTAGTGTGTGTGAAGGTATTTGAATTGATCATGTGATTGCAAATTAACACTAAAATTTTTTGGATCGGTCATTTGGAATAATGGCCATATTACCATTTGCGAAAAACGTGTACgataacatgaaaaaataatgaaaacaacttCTCcggaacaacaacaaaaaaaaaccaaaaacattaGCTGAAGCACATTGGTTGAAACTGCGCTTTGCACCGTGACCTTTTTCAAAGTAGTGTAGGTGacctaggatgacctttgaccgacCATGTACGACATCATCTACGGCTAGGCAAAACTAATTAAATCctgaaaatttcaacacaataaggGCTGTCTTACATAAAAAAGACAGCCATTTTTTCAAACTAATTTCACAGGCTCCTTCGTGCAACTTtgcaccgcttgggccccgctaACGCTGCTTGTAGCTTAAAATGGTTATTTATTCTCACACTTATGGTACACTTACCCCTGGTAAATATTTCCCATAATACTATACCAAAAGTCCAGATATCTGTCTTCATGTTGTACATTCCATATTGAAAGCTCTCCAGTGCAATCCACCTGTAGCAGTCGTCCAACTGAATATaatacacagacaaaaaacgattttacaaatgttttaagAATAAATATTGTTTAAGAGTAAGTCAAAGTTATGTAAGTGTTACGTGATGTTTATTAAAGACGTTATCCATGGAAGTTGTGTCTTTTCGAGGTCGTacgaagaaaaacaacaacgaaTGTTTATTTTGTGTACGGGACCTGAaacaatttgaaagttacaCCAGCTTAGATACATTGATACATATAAAGACAGTAAATTACATTTCACCTGATTTGTGACTGTGAAGAACTGACCATCGTCAATAACCCCTGTGCAGTAGCTGAAATTTGAGATTTTGCATCTCATTCCTTCGAAAACGGAAATGTGCTCCATTGCGAGATATCTCCGTACGACCTGCATTGGTATATTTCAATACAGACAATTTcgtgttattatattttatgtatgattttatatatcagatataCCTGCCCCCTACACTAATTACTGAccgtattttcattttgataattttctaaATCCAACGTTTGGCATGGAGTCCGTTTGTTATAGCTCTTTCTATAGAGTCTATAGATAtttctgtccgtccgtctgtctgtccgcctgtctgtctctgtctgtctttctctgtctgtctgtctctgtctgtctctgtctgtctgtctgtctttgtctgtctgtctgtctgtctgtctgtctgtctgtctgtctgtctgtctgtctgtctgtctgtctgtctgtctgtctgtctctctctctctctctctctctctctcctctctctctctctctctctctctctctctctctctctctctctctctctctctctctctctctctctctctctctctctctctctctctctcagttacCTTTTTGGAGCATATGTATTTCATCCCTTTAGCAACATCAATCGCAAAAGACAATAGCTGGTTTTTGTTAACACTTTCCCTATTGTCGACTAAATATTTCTTCAAGTTTCCTAATTTTGGACGACCTGTTATCAAGAGCAGCGGTTCTGGAATGTAAAGATTACCTTAAAtagaacatttttttaaaatttgtcttCATCTTTAGTGTCATGTGTATACATCAATTCATTTAATACAGAATTTACTGGTTGCGTTTAAATTAGGTACAAATACAAACGTACTTGCTTGGGCAGAATTGGAGTTCCCAGTACAATACTTATGTATACAGTATTTGgttcaaaatattcttactaAAAATGGCACCGCCTTTAAACTCACCCGATTTAGTACAACAGGCTATGATATTGTCGATGTTTTCATGGAAGTGCAGCATTTTCATAAGGTCTATTTCAGCTTCAATAGCTGATTTAGAAATGGCATTTCCTGTAACAGAAATCAGTAGGTTGACGATCAATCGGAGCAATGTCACAATAAGTCGCTAATGACAAAGTTTAAATTATAATATGTGCTATTTAATTCTTCTGTAGTGCTAAATGATGCGCTAGGCATAAATGTCATTTAAGGTCAATTACCTATTGATTGCTTGATAATGACTTTGGTAGAGCCTTCTTTTCCACCGATAAACCAGCCTTCTCCTTCCTGAAGTTCGAAAAAATCCCCGGCAAATAATGTTGCATCGACGTGTATTCTTTCACGATCAACCTCGAAAACCTGTTGCCCAGATACAAGGTATTCATTGTCTTGCTCTTCACCTAGTTGTGGTTCGACATATTGATCTTCATAGCAGGCAGACTTATGGAAAGAAAATAAAGAATCAAGAACGTCGTTACAATGTTTGCTTGTCTTTTGTTTAGCTTGCCAAAGTGCAATAAAAAGATAAACACATAAGAACGGTTTTGACATTCTGACTCGTCCCACTATCCGAATTTTACGAATGGGTCACTTTCCATTTCATTTACTACAAAATACATTAGAGCACATACACATACTATGTTTCTTGTCTTTTTAACGTAACAAGAGTAAATCAATAAACATCGATAAAAATgactaaaatgttgaaaaaatgcATTCTATAAATTTTGAGTCCTTACAGCTGCATTTAAAACTGAGTCACATAACGTTACATCGAAAGTGATCAACGTCTTTAGATTAATCACCTTTCTTTTCAATAAAGATGGTGATAAACCTTCATCGTACTCGTGGACGTCTCCTAATTGACCACTAAAGTAATCGTATTCATAGTCGCCGTCATTGTTTAGGATATCGACTATGTTATTGTTAACAGGATTATCGTCATAGCTATATCTTTGACCTGCATCATCCAAGACTGTTACATTGCCAAGCGTTTCAATACGTAATTCTTCATACGGATCTG harbors:
- the LOC139127814 gene encoding tyrosine-protein kinase JAK2-like isoform X2 — translated: MSESEPLEQDIAISTSLAAALLVTTIAIVIICSFKHRNSGEKRHSKYSLSDEISEESDPYEELRIETLGNVTVLDDAGQRYSYDDNPVNNNIVDILNNDGDYEYDYFSGQLGDVHEYDEGLSPSLLKRKSACYEDQYVEPQLGEEQDNEYLVSGQQVFEVDRERIHVDATLFAGDFFELQEGEGWFIGGKEGSTKVIIKQSIGNAISKSAIEAEIDLMKMLHFHENIDNIIACCTKSEPLLLITGRPKLGNLKKYLVDNRESVNKNQLLSFAIDVAKGMKYICSKKVVRRYLAMEHISVFEGMRCKISNFSYCTGVIDDGQFFTVTNQLDDCYRWIALESFQYGMYNMKTDIWTFGIVLWEIFTRGLTPYQGFKQTDVVTKLKQGFRLLRPDSCDEDVYNIMLPCWRRRPIDRPTFTSLLSALKNMREKEELESQDYSYGKQYTKLDDFYESEYVTPGQKVFEVNRNLIQITDTIYSGDFTEILHGMAYFPDNQERSREIAIKIVEESNDRTVRARVRREIDVLKSLSPHRNVISLFAYSTNRDRPYLILEYAQHGDLRKYLVENRNILASGNYFKFQRRLLSFAFDVANGMAYLSSMKIVHRYLSTRHVLVCNDLTCKVSNLSYSNKVISDESFLRLESKDQLPYQWMALETLENMTFSVHTDVWSFGVLFWEILTLGCHPFEEQSREEIETELRRGYRLLQPEHCHLEVYGLMLMCWRKEDWARPSFPNIVKQIRELRDDNDKSSSS
- the LOC139127814 gene encoding tyrosine-protein kinase JAK2-like isoform X1 encodes the protein MSESEPLEQDIAISTSLAAALLVTTIAIVIICSFKHRNSGEKRHSKYSLSDEISEESDPYEELRIETLGNVTVLDDAGQRYSYDDNPVNNNIVDILNNDGDYEYDYFSGQLGDVHEYDEGLSPSLLKRKSACYEDQYVEPQLGEEQDNEYLVSGQQVFEVDRERIHVDATLFAGDFFELQEGEGWFIGGKEGSTKVIIKQSIGNAISKSAIEAEIDLMKMLHFHENIDNIIACCTKSEPLLLITGRPKLGNLKKYLVDNRESVNKNQLLSFAIDVAKGMKYICSKKVVRRYLAMEHISVFEGMRCKISNFSYCTGVIDDGQFFTVTNQLDDCYRWIALESFQYGMYNMKTDIWTFGIVLWEIFTRGLTPYQGFKQTDVVTKLKQGFRLLRPDSCDEDVYNIMLPCWRRRPIDRPTFTSLLSALKNMREKEELESQDYSYGKQYTKLDDFYESEYVTPGQKVFEVNRNLIQITDTIYSGDFTEILHGMAYFPDNQERSREIAIKIVEESNDRTVRARVRREIDVLKSLSPHRNVISLFAYSTNRDRPYLILEYAQHGDLRKYLVENRNILASGNYFKFQRRLLSFAFDVANGMAYLSSMKIVHRYLSTRHVLVCNDLTCKVSNLSYSNKVISDESFLRLESKDQLPYQWMALETLENMTFSVHTDVWSFGVLFWEILTLGCHPFEEQSREEIETELRRGYRLLQPEHCHLEVYGLMLMCWRKEDWARPSFPNIVKQIRELRDDNGKCKFLTCFKLVTYDTIRQNSESWITLIIRKL